From Alteromonas australica, one genomic window encodes:
- the rraB gene encoding ribonuclease E inhibitor RraB: protein MNQFDEKEEWYAFNQETIDALLEDGSQKDATYTIEHHLASNDFDKLEKAAVDCFKAGFEVTDAEELMLDDGGTIFCFDAVVERELERETLDSDSDALLKIADKHDVQYDGWGTYFMPRGDESYEGEGEFLDD, encoded by the coding sequence ATGAACCAGTTTGACGAAAAAGAAGAATGGTACGCGTTCAATCAAGAAACCATTGATGCGCTACTTGAAGATGGTAGCCAAAAAGATGCGACCTATACCATCGAACATCACCTTGCTAGCAACGACTTCGATAAGCTTGAGAAAGCAGCCGTTGACTGCTTTAAAGCAGGCTTTGAAGTGACGGATGCTGAAGAGCTTATGCTGGATGACGGCGGCACTATTTTCTGTTTTGATGCCGTTGTAGAACGCGAACTTGAACGCGAAACACTAGATTCAGATTCTGATGCATTATTGAAGATTGCCGACAAGCACGACGTGCAATACGACGGCTGGGGCACTTACTTTATGCCACGAGGCGACGAGTCTTACGAAGGTGAGGGTGAGTTCTTAGACGATTAA
- a CDS encoding choice-of-anchor H family protein, with protein MKALTHTYKMIAALLIVCGASLPIAHASQDNSASTVKVSVSEFQFDTPYVEQAASTSADASKQSEKHKQRTALVSTNNQSYSPSSYVYTSEFWIYDSWVTFDRDIDYDGYYSGFTVEFDADTYFSSARVYAVLYLGRDGLYDAIHVSSEFNIYGEDASDSFVIESTLLSGFPPSEYDVLVEIYDAHSDELLAYSDSYDDADLAYLSLESDNHEYIYEDTVVIVEEHGGSTGVFSILALLLATLYLKSKKSRTLN; from the coding sequence ATGAAAGCTCTAACACACACTTATAAAATGATAGCGGCGCTACTGATTGTTTGTGGCGCTTCCCTACCCATTGCTCATGCATCGCAAGATAATTCAGCGTCGACCGTCAAAGTATCTGTGTCTGAATTTCAGTTTGACACCCCTTATGTAGAGCAAGCCGCCTCTACCAGCGCAGATGCATCGAAACAAAGTGAAAAACACAAACAACGAACGGCGTTAGTCAGCACCAATAACCAATCATATTCGCCATCTTCTTATGTGTATACCAGTGAGTTTTGGATTTACGACAGCTGGGTGACCTTCGACCGCGATATCGATTACGATGGCTACTACTCAGGCTTTACCGTGGAGTTTGATGCCGACACCTACTTTTCAAGTGCCAGAGTGTATGCTGTGCTCTATTTAGGAAGAGATGGGCTTTATGATGCCATACACGTGAGTTCGGAATTCAATATATACGGCGAAGATGCTTCAGACAGCTTTGTGATAGAAAGCACCCTATTAAGTGGCTTTCCTCCCTCAGAATACGATGTACTCGTGGAAATCTATGATGCACACAGTGATGAATTACTCGCCTATAGCGATAGCTACGACGATGCAGACTTAGCTTACTTAAGCTTAGAAAGTGATAATCACGAATATATTTACGAAGATACTGTGGTCATTGTGGAAGAACACGGCGGTAGCACTGGTGTATTCAGCATTCTGGCCTTACTGCTTGCCACGCTTTACCTGAAAAGTAAAAAGTCTCGCACACTAAACTGA
- a CDS encoding sensor domain-containing diguanylate cyclase — translation MMSLKNVNLLHLLDNAQIGVVIHTWDTQVVYANPAALSLLNVTLEHIKKSSGLDEQWEFIDRQNRRLHKDEFPVNKVIRLNAAINEEIVGIVCRQTGQVRWAKVSAYPETYSDTELGFVVVYFTEVTEQLTHFSFEDIVKNAQDMIIVTEAQNVTGPLSPKIIYVNDAICRVSGYTQDELIGETPRIFQGALTDSTATLRIREALLAKESVTETLLNYSKNGTPYWVEMNIFPLKNQLGEVTHFASVERDVSTTKFHSEQLNSRNQELKLIKQNLETLVTEQTRELRNANVKLEKLAYFDALTDIPNRRAFNDALDKAIHFAHRQEFGLLVGIADIDHFKQLNDTYGHGFGDDVLVIFANLLKTFFRQEDGIGRLGGEEFGFCMVVPKEHDVNCVVERLREKVEALPLRYAELKEKQFTVSVGAYCAKMLQNMTARELLDMADNALYTAKRGGRNRVEVITQVPSNTKAC, via the coding sequence ATGATGAGCTTAAAAAACGTTAACCTACTGCACTTACTCGATAACGCCCAAATTGGCGTGGTTATTCATACGTGGGATACCCAAGTTGTGTATGCCAACCCAGCGGCACTTTCTTTGCTTAATGTGACCCTAGAGCACATCAAAAAGTCTTCAGGATTAGATGAGCAATGGGAATTCATCGATAGGCAGAATCGACGGCTACACAAAGATGAATTCCCTGTAAATAAGGTGATTCGTTTGAATGCCGCTATCAACGAAGAAATCGTGGGGATCGTTTGCAGGCAAACTGGGCAGGTACGTTGGGCAAAAGTGAGTGCCTACCCCGAAACCTACTCAGATACAGAGCTTGGATTTGTGGTGGTTTACTTCACTGAAGTCACCGAACAACTCACCCATTTTTCTTTTGAAGATATCGTGAAAAATGCTCAGGACATGATCATTGTTACAGAAGCGCAAAATGTCACTGGGCCTTTATCGCCGAAGATTATCTATGTTAACGATGCAATATGCCGGGTAAGTGGCTATACACAAGACGAGCTTATTGGTGAAACGCCACGTATTTTTCAGGGCGCCCTTACAGATTCAACTGCAACGTTACGAATTCGAGAAGCGCTGCTGGCAAAAGAATCGGTGACTGAAACCTTACTTAACTATTCAAAAAACGGCACGCCATACTGGGTGGAAATGAACATTTTCCCATTGAAAAACCAACTCGGTGAGGTCACGCATTTTGCGTCGGTTGAGCGGGACGTTAGCACGACTAAATTTCATTCAGAGCAGCTTAATAGCCGCAACCAAGAATTGAAGTTGATAAAGCAAAACTTAGAAACACTCGTGACTGAGCAGACCCGAGAGTTGCGCAATGCTAACGTTAAGCTAGAAAAACTGGCCTATTTCGATGCCCTTACTGACATCCCCAATAGAAGAGCCTTTAACGACGCCTTAGACAAAGCCATTCATTTTGCCCATCGACAGGAATTTGGATTATTGGTAGGTATTGCCGACATAGACCACTTCAAACAGCTTAACGACACCTACGGTCACGGATTTGGTGATGACGTGTTAGTTATATTCGCTAACCTCCTAAAAACTTTTTTCAGACAAGAGGACGGTATCGGTCGACTGGGGGGCGAAGAATTTGGTTTCTGTATGGTGGTACCCAAGGAGCACGATGTAAACTGCGTAGTAGAGCGATTACGAGAAAAAGTAGAAGCGTTACCTTTACGTTATGCTGAGCTCAAAGAAAAGCAATTTACTGTCAGTGTGGGCGCTTACTGCGCGAAAATGTTACAGAACATGACAGCCCGTGAGCTACTGGATATGGCTGACAACGCGTTGTATACCGCAAAGCGTGGAGGCAGAAACCGGGTAGAAGTCATTACTCAAGTTCCCAGCAATACGAAGGCTTGCTGA
- a CDS encoding ABC transporter substrate-binding protein, translated as MTGKSPHSISPTQNRRSFLKGSAAFGVTAGVTPFAIGKPPPTIRVLGTHVTLQEEIRQQAMADLGINIAFQPGGSAAVLQKASMAPHSFDLYEQWSNSINVLWRSKAIQPIEKKKLTYWEEINSLTKTGKITPNAQMGAGDAPHKILHIQEDGKLGVNHTDHISFLPYVHNVDSFGYNLNTLPEGLKSQPESWGWLLDSRNSGKVAIVNDPTIGLFDLALAAEAKGYVTFNDIGAMTKIELDDLFTVLIELSQLNHFSGFWTSVPESVQFMQSKRVNIESMFSPAVSALNSQNLPVRFAAPKEGYRGWHGVMCLSSAVNGRNKDAAYDYMNWWLSGWPGAFIARQGYYISNPQRSAAHLSQAEWDYWYKGLPAQEPLAGTDGRISVQKGSQRTGGSYEDRFSHVAVWNTVMPTYEYSLQKWYEFITS; from the coding sequence ATGACAGGGAAATCACCGCATTCCATTTCCCCTACGCAAAATCGAAGAAGTTTTTTAAAGGGCTCGGCTGCATTTGGGGTAACCGCTGGCGTGACGCCATTTGCTATTGGTAAGCCACCCCCTACCATCAGAGTGCTAGGCACTCACGTTACCTTACAAGAAGAGATTCGCCAACAGGCCATGGCCGATTTAGGCATCAATATCGCGTTTCAACCGGGAGGTAGTGCCGCCGTATTGCAAAAAGCGTCAATGGCCCCCCATTCCTTTGATTTATATGAGCAGTGGTCGAACAGCATTAATGTACTATGGCGTTCGAAAGCCATCCAGCCGATTGAGAAAAAGAAGCTAACCTATTGGGAGGAAATAAACTCGCTAACGAAAACCGGAAAAATAACCCCCAACGCCCAAATGGGTGCCGGTGACGCGCCGCATAAAATTTTACACATCCAAGAGGATGGCAAACTGGGTGTGAACCATACCGACCACATTAGCTTTCTTCCCTATGTGCACAATGTGGATTCGTTTGGTTACAACCTTAACACTCTGCCAGAGGGCCTCAAAAGTCAGCCTGAAAGCTGGGGCTGGTTGTTAGATAGCCGAAACTCAGGAAAAGTCGCCATTGTGAATGACCCTACCATAGGGTTATTTGATTTAGCCCTAGCCGCTGAAGCAAAAGGCTACGTAACCTTCAATGATATTGGCGCCATGACCAAAATTGAATTAGACGACTTATTTACTGTGCTTATCGAGCTGTCTCAGTTAAATCACTTCAGCGGCTTTTGGACATCAGTGCCTGAATCTGTGCAGTTTATGCAGAGCAAGCGCGTTAATATTGAGAGCATGTTTTCCCCTGCGGTATCCGCCCTCAATAGCCAAAACCTTCCCGTGCGCTTTGCTGCCCCAAAAGAAGGTTATCGAGGCTGGCACGGAGTAATGTGTTTATCTTCAGCGGTGAATGGGCGAAACAAAGATGCAGCATACGACTATATGAACTGGTGGCTATCAGGTTGGCCTGGCGCATTTATCGCCCGGCAGGGCTATTATATTTCTAACCCGCAACGTTCTGCCGCTCACTTAAGCCAAGCCGAATGGGATTATTGGTATAAAGGGTTACCCGCCCAAGAGCCCCTGGCAGGAACTGATGGCCGAATTAGTGTACAAAAAGGGAGCCAACGTACAGGGGGAAGCTACGAAGATAGATTTAGTCATGTTGCAGTGTGGAATACGGTTATGCCAACCTATGAGTACAGTCTGCAAAAATGGTATGAATTCATTACCTCATAG
- a CDS encoding ATP-binding protein, translating into MLASIRTQLVLVLIALVTLLLLQSYIARENQAALIKGMTATSTAVVDVGLVKELERDVLDLQRNVLIFKENASQSAVTRFERLMTTINEKLDTLSQSQVSLNAENNNFVLTRMREHLSAYQENFKQVVDARRQRDDLLVDGTLADIVVIERVLEEAESSAAFPTQLIEAIKRQIGVAENAALQYMIKPDMLLMTQFNSAIAAVRAMAIPQGDTESKLIYRLEKAEEDFFTLTQITQGNLFLVNVVMAGSANEFLYLSGELANQVTSHTNSIAQETFSVAETTQRNGELFSLIAVLLALAGAVFTVHRILGPIRSITQVFNRLSEGDKVSSIPGITRKDEIGNLAKAASVFSGKNKQTKRLLEEAQELNTRLETLNKALIESKQKAEQATASKSMFLANMSHEIRTPMNGIIGLIELAQQHQISEKVRGYLDKAAYSSQILMSVINDILDFSKIEAGKLKIEEVNFSLHSLFDNLIAVIALRAKEKNLSVRLDVAPDLPPHVIGDPLRIAQILMNIGNNAVKFTEQGSITIKFDGKVDSANEKLNLIMEIQDSGIGMTNAQLGRIFNPFTQADGSTNRKFGGTGLGLAIVKQLTDLMGGKLSAASQEGKGSQFMVSIPLRVYPNQGGILAATPQLPKNSLYLTGAPLLADTYLQTLSLSPTQRLSIEKAKQGEALSPYMLVDIPNFAVFRENIGWLKELQENGKRIGLISDTIGTALHNKYSHLWKGPLLTHPFTPQQFEQFIHFVLSDNNTHEHKRAQDDNIDTKLEGHLLLVEDNNINQIVTGEILTGLGVTFDIAEDGKQAVQKVGNAPHYDVVLMDVQMPVMDGFEATKALREKGFTTLPIIGLSANAMKEDRKSAIDIGMDDYLTKPIKRKALIDMLKRYL; encoded by the coding sequence ATGCTCGCATCAATAAGAACACAGTTAGTGCTCGTTTTAATTGCATTGGTCACCCTACTGCTGCTGCAGAGCTATATTGCCAGGGAAAATCAAGCTGCTTTAATTAAAGGAATGACGGCAACCAGTACCGCCGTTGTGGATGTTGGCTTAGTCAAAGAATTGGAAAGAGACGTACTGGACTTACAGCGCAATGTGCTCATCTTTAAAGAAAATGCCAGCCAGTCTGCGGTGACCCGTTTTGAACGGCTCATGACCACCATTAATGAAAAATTAGACACACTATCTCAATCTCAAGTGTCACTGAATGCAGAAAACAATAACTTTGTACTCACACGTATGCGTGAACACCTTAGTGCGTATCAAGAAAACTTTAAGCAAGTGGTTGACGCACGTCGTCAACGTGACGATTTACTGGTGGATGGCACCCTCGCTGATATTGTGGTGATAGAAAGGGTCCTGGAAGAAGCCGAGTCGTCGGCGGCTTTTCCTACTCAACTTATTGAAGCCATTAAACGTCAGATTGGCGTAGCAGAAAACGCTGCCCTGCAATATATGATAAAGCCCGATATGCTGTTAATGACTCAGTTTAACAGTGCGATTGCAGCGGTGAGAGCGATGGCTATCCCCCAGGGTGACACTGAAAGCAAACTTATCTATCGGCTAGAAAAAGCCGAAGAGGACTTTTTTACGCTAACGCAAATTACCCAAGGAAATTTGTTTTTAGTTAACGTCGTGATGGCGGGCTCTGCCAACGAATTTTTATATCTTAGCGGTGAGTTAGCCAACCAGGTAACATCCCATACGAACTCGATTGCGCAAGAGACGTTTTCGGTGGCTGAAACCACGCAACGAAATGGGGAGTTATTTTCGCTTATTGCCGTTCTACTTGCCCTAGCAGGGGCAGTATTTACTGTACACAGGATACTTGGCCCTATTCGTTCTATCACCCAAGTGTTTAATAGGCTTTCTGAGGGCGATAAGGTTTCCAGCATTCCTGGCATCACCCGTAAAGATGAAATTGGTAATCTCGCGAAGGCTGCCAGCGTATTTAGTGGTAAAAACAAGCAAACTAAACGCTTGCTTGAAGAGGCGCAAGAACTCAATACCCGCTTGGAAACGTTAAACAAAGCACTGATTGAATCCAAGCAAAAAGCAGAACAAGCGACGGCATCAAAAAGCATGTTTTTGGCCAATATGAGTCATGAGATTCGCACGCCAATGAATGGCATAATAGGGTTGATTGAATTGGCACAACAGCACCAGATATCTGAAAAAGTGCGCGGATACTTAGATAAAGCGGCCTACTCCAGCCAAATACTAATGAGTGTGATCAACGATATTCTCGACTTCTCAAAAATTGAAGCCGGTAAGCTAAAAATTGAAGAAGTGAACTTTTCTCTCCACTCGCTATTCGACAACCTCATTGCGGTTATTGCCCTTCGTGCCAAGGAAAAAAACCTTTCTGTGCGGCTAGACGTTGCACCAGATTTGCCCCCTCATGTCATTGGTGACCCGCTGCGTATTGCGCAAATTCTTATGAATATCGGAAATAACGCGGTGAAGTTCACCGAGCAAGGAAGTATTACCATTAAATTTGACGGTAAGGTCGATAGCGCTAACGAGAAACTTAATTTAATTATGGAAATTCAAGACTCTGGTATCGGCATGACAAACGCACAACTAGGGCGAATTTTTAACCCGTTTACTCAAGCCGATGGGTCAACGAACAGAAAATTCGGTGGCACAGGCTTGGGGCTAGCCATTGTGAAACAACTCACCGATTTAATGGGGGGCAAACTGTCTGCCGCTTCCCAAGAAGGCAAAGGCAGTCAATTTATGGTGTCTATTCCCCTTCGCGTTTACCCTAATCAGGGGGGAATTTTAGCGGCTACCCCACAACTTCCTAAAAACAGCCTTTACCTAACCGGTGCACCATTACTTGCTGACACCTACCTTCAAACTTTGAGCCTAAGCCCAACACAAAGGCTGTCTATAGAAAAGGCAAAACAAGGTGAAGCATTAAGCCCCTATATGTTAGTGGACATTCCTAACTTTGCTGTATTTAGAGAAAACATAGGATGGCTAAAGGAGTTACAGGAAAATGGGAAACGAATTGGCCTTATTTCCGATACCATTGGCACTGCGCTACACAACAAATACAGCCATTTATGGAAAGGCCCGCTGCTAACCCACCCCTTTACCCCTCAGCAGTTTGAACAATTCATTCACTTCGTTCTCAGTGACAATAATACCCATGAACACAAACGCGCCCAAGACGACAACATCGATACCAAACTAGAAGGCCATTTACTTCTGGTAGAAGACAACAATATTAATCAAATTGTGACCGGCGAGATATTAACGGGGCTGGGCGTCACCTTTGATATTGCCGAAGATGGTAAACAGGCTGTGCAAAAGGTAGGCAACGCGCCACATTACGACGTGGTACTCATGGACGTTCAAATGCCCGTTATGGACGGTTTCGAAGCCACAAAAGCATTGCGGGAAAAAGGGTTCACTACTTTGCCCATCATAGGGCTGAGTGCGAATGCTATGAAGGAAGACAGGAAAAGTGCGATTGATATTGGCATGGACGATTACCTTACCAAACCCATCAAGCGAAAAGCGTTGATTGATATGTTAAAACGTTACCTATAA
- a CDS encoding valine--tRNA ligase, translating to MDKTFEPQSIEQQCYKSWEEAGLFKASGSGDPYCILLPPPNVTGSLHMGHGFQQTIMDALTRYHRMKGDNTLWQVGTDHAGIATQMVVERQLNAEGKTRHDLGREDFIKKVWEWKEHSGGTITGQMRRLGTSPDWSREVFTMDEDLSKAVTEVFVKLHEEGLIYRGKRLVNWDPVLHTAVSDLEVLNEEEDGHMWHMRYPLADGSGELVVATTRPETMLGDTAVAVHPDDERYQGFIGKEIKLPITGRLIPVIADDYVDQEFGTGCVKITPAHDFNDYDMGKRHNLPMINILTDDAKINDDAPEAYRGLDRFDARKQIVADLDAQGSLVKIEPHKLKVPRGDRTGAVIEPYLTDQWYVAVESLAKPAIEAVESGEIRFVPENWNKTYYQWMHNIQDWCISRQLWWGHRIPAWYDENGKVFVGRTEEEVREKHGLGSDVTLSQDDDVLDTWFSSALWPFATMGWPEETPDLETFVPSSVLVTGFDIIFFWVARMIMMTKKFTGKIPFKDIYITGLIRDENGDKMSKSKGNVLDPIDLIDGIDIESLVTKRTAGMMQPQLAEKIAKRTRKQFPDGIQAYGTDALRFTFAAMASTSRDINFDMARVEGYRNFCNKIWNASRFVLMNTEEHDTGRDGGEMVLSMADRWIWAKFQQTLVEFEKALEDYRFDIAAQTVYEFTWNQFCDWYLELTKPVLSNDASTDAEKRGTRHTLINVLESLLRMLHPLMPFITDTIWQRVVPLSALKVEEGASIMVQAFPEVDAAKQDDKVLADIEWVKKFIVGIRNIRGEMDISPNKPLNALLKNVSDEDARRLDAAKAFLDKLSKLETVTILKDGEEAPASATALVGEMEILIPMAGLIDKDAELARITKAMEKIEKDVSRTRGKLGNEKFVSNAPEAVIEKERGKLEEGEKALAKLKEQFETIKAL from the coding sequence ATGGATAAAACCTTTGAACCGCAATCCATCGAGCAGCAATGCTATAAGTCATGGGAAGAAGCGGGTTTGTTTAAAGCTTCAGGTAGCGGCGACCCATATTGTATTTTGCTTCCGCCACCAAACGTAACCGGTAGTCTTCACATGGGCCATGGTTTCCAGCAAACCATTATGGATGCCTTAACCCGTTATCACCGCATGAAGGGCGATAATACGCTATGGCAAGTGGGCACTGACCACGCCGGTATTGCTACCCAAATGGTGGTAGAGCGCCAACTTAACGCCGAAGGCAAGACCCGCCACGATTTAGGTCGTGAAGACTTCATCAAAAAAGTGTGGGAATGGAAAGAGCACAGTGGCGGTACTATTACCGGTCAAATGCGCCGTTTAGGTACGTCGCCTGATTGGTCTCGCGAAGTGTTCACCATGGATGAAGATCTGTCTAAAGCCGTGACTGAAGTTTTCGTGAAACTGCACGAAGAAGGTCTTATTTATCGCGGTAAGCGTTTGGTTAACTGGGACCCTGTGCTTCACACGGCGGTATCAGACTTAGAAGTATTAAACGAAGAAGAAGACGGCCACATGTGGCACATGCGCTATCCGTTAGCTGACGGTAGCGGTGAGCTAGTGGTAGCGACAACACGCCCTGAAACCATGCTAGGTGATACAGCGGTTGCTGTACACCCAGATGACGAGCGTTATCAGGGCTTTATTGGCAAAGAAATCAAACTGCCGATTACTGGCCGTTTAATTCCTGTGATTGCTGATGACTATGTCGATCAAGAATTCGGTACAGGCTGCGTGAAAATTACGCCTGCTCACGATTTCAATGACTACGACATGGGTAAGCGTCACAACCTACCTATGATCAACATTCTTACCGACGATGCGAAAATTAACGATGATGCGCCAGAAGCGTACCGTGGTTTAGATCGTTTCGACGCCCGTAAACAAATTGTGGCTGATTTAGACGCCCAAGGCTCGTTGGTTAAGATTGAGCCGCACAAGCTTAAAGTGCCACGCGGCGACAGAACGGGTGCGGTTATCGAACCATACTTAACTGACCAGTGGTATGTGGCGGTTGAGTCTCTTGCTAAGCCGGCTATTGAAGCGGTAGAAAGTGGCGAAATTCGTTTTGTACCAGAAAACTGGAACAAAACCTATTACCAGTGGATGCACAACATTCAAGACTGGTGTATTTCACGTCAGCTGTGGTGGGGACACCGCATTCCAGCATGGTACGACGAAAACGGTAAGGTTTTTGTTGGTCGCACGGAAGAAGAAGTCCGTGAAAAGCACGGCCTTGGCAGTGATGTCACCCTTTCACAAGACGACGATGTACTTGATACCTGGTTCTCAAGTGCACTATGGCCGTTCGCGACCATGGGCTGGCCAGAAGAAACGCCAGATCTTGAAACCTTTGTGCCGTCGTCAGTGCTAGTAACTGGCTTTGACATTATTTTCTTCTGGGTTGCCAGAATGATCATGATGACCAAGAAATTCACCGGCAAAATTCCATTTAAAGATATCTATATTACCGGTCTTATCCGCGATGAGAACGGCGATAAAATGTCAAAGTCGAAGGGTAACGTGCTTGACCCCATCGATTTGATTGACGGTATTGATATTGAGTCTTTAGTGACTAAACGTACCGCTGGCATGATGCAGCCTCAGCTGGCTGAAAAGATAGCTAAACGTACCCGTAAACAGTTCCCTGACGGCATTCAGGCCTACGGTACAGACGCACTTCGCTTTACCTTTGCAGCTATGGCGTCAACCAGCCGCGATATCAACTTTGATATGGCCCGCGTTGAAGGCTACCGCAACTTCTGTAACAAAATTTGGAATGCATCGCGTTTCGTATTGATGAACACAGAAGAGCACGACACTGGTCGTGACGGCGGCGAGATGGTGCTTAGCATGGCCGATCGCTGGATTTGGGCGAAGTTTCAACAAACGTTGGTAGAGTTTGAAAAAGCCCTTGAAGACTATCGCTTCGATATTGCTGCGCAAACGGTTTACGAGTTTACCTGGAACCAATTCTGCGACTGGTATCTAGAGTTGACCAAGCCTGTGCTTAGCAACGATGCCAGCACCGACGCTGAAAAGCGCGGTACACGTCATACGCTGATTAACGTACTTGAAAGCCTGCTTCGCATGTTGCACCCGCTAATGCCATTTATCACCGACACTATCTGGCAGCGTGTTGTGCCACTAAGTGCACTTAAGGTGGAGGAAGGTGCAAGCATTATGGTTCAGGCATTCCCTGAGGTTGATGCAGCAAAACAAGACGACAAAGTACTTGCTGATATCGAGTGGGTGAAGAAGTTTATCGTGGGTATTCGTAATATCCGCGGTGAAATGGATATCTCGCCAAACAAACCGCTTAACGCGCTGCTTAAAAACGTAAGCGATGAAGACGCCCGTCGTCTTGATGCGGCTAAAGCATTCCTCGATAAGCTTTCTAAGCTTGAAACCGTCACTATCTTAAAAGACGGTGAAGAAGCACCAGCCAGCGCCACTGCGCTTGTAGGCGAGATGGAAATTCTTATCCCAATGGCAGGGCTTATCGATAAAGACGCAGAGCTTGCTCGTATTACTAAGGCCATGGAGAAAATCGAGAAAGATGTTTCTCGTACTCGTGGCAAATTGGGTAATGAGAAGTTCGTAAGTAATGCACCAGAAGCGGTTATTGAAAAAGAACGGGGTAAGCTAGAAGAGGGTGAGAAAGCCCTTGCCAAGCTTAAAGAGCAGTTCGAGACTATCAAAGCGTTGTAA